GTGCTCCACCGGCCGGTCAACGAGCTGCGAGACGCCGTCCGCGTGGGCGACTCCATAATCGCCGCGACGGCCGCGGGCGGGCTCCTGCGGTTCGAGGGGCCGGGCCTGCGGCTGGCGGACGAGCGCTACGAGTCCGACGCCGGATCGATCGCCTGCCTGGGCCGCGGCCAGGGAAACTCGGTGCTCGCCGGCTTCGCCGACGGCCGCGTGTGCCGCGTCGACCCGAAGTCGCTCGTGATTACAGAGGTCGCCCGGCTGCCCAAGGAGCCGTCCTGGATCGGCTGGAGCCCGGCGGCCGGGGATGGCAAGGGGGGGATCGTCGCCGTCGCCTGGGGGACGGTCCACGACCTGGCTGCGGGCAGATCGATCGAGACGAAAGACACCGCGACCACCGGCCTGGTCGACCGAGAGGGGCTCCTCTGGGTCGGCGGCGACAAGGGCGAGTGGGGCGGCCGGGTCGCGCGCGTCGACCTGCGGGGCGGGACCGTCTCGGAGGTCCCCCCGCCGCCGGAGCCTCCCGACCGTCGCGGCCGCTTCGAAAAGCCCTCCTGGCCGGGCGTTTACGGTTTCATCGAGCTGCGCGACGGTCAGGTCTGGGCGTTCGGCGGTACGTCGCACATGGGGCTCAGCGACAGCAAGATCATCCGGGTGGACGGGCTGACGGCCCGGATGTTGTACCGGTACGACCAGCACGACGACCCGAATGCGCCTCCCCCCCTGGACAGGCCGACGATGCCGATCACGCACATGGTCGAGCAGGACGACGGCCTCCTCGTCGTCTCGTACAGCGACGTCCTCCAGGTCGACCGGGGATTGAAGGGCTGGAGGCTGGGCGACGGGCTCACGATCCGCTACGAGTGGGGCCGGCCCGATGCCATGGGGTCGTACCCGGCCGTTCGCGCCCTTCTGCCGCCGGCCCGCGACTTCGAACCTTGCGTCGTCGCCACGGCGGGCGAGGGTCTCATCGTTCTGAAGGGCGCGAAGGCGACTCCGAACGTCGTCCCTGGTCGGCTGGGCGCATCGAGCATCGCGAGGATCGAGGACGCGAACGAAGGGACGCTCTTCATCGAGGGTGACGAATTCCCGGTCTGGAGGTTCAGGGCGAACGGCTGGGAAACCATCGAACTGGCACCTCCGTTCGAGGTCGACCCTGCCAGCGACGCCCCACAGTTCGAGCGCGACTTCAAGGTCTGGGGCAGCACCCGGGTCCTCGTCGATCCCCACGGCGCGACCTTCACCGTGAGCGACAGCGGCGTCTATCCCGGGACGGTCGAGACCTGCCGGCGGGAGGGGGGTAAATCCGTCCGACTCGGGCGGGAGACGTCGAGCCTGCGAGCGTCGTCGACCTTCCTCACGGCCGATGGAAGCCTGTGGAACAGCGGCGACTGGCTTCGACGATTCGAGGACGGCCGATGGCGCCGCGTCGCCCCGAGCGGACCGTTCCGGGACCCGTACCGGCTCTCTCCGTTCGGGGCGAAAGGCCCCCCCTGGCTCCTACTCGACATCGTCGAGGGAGAAGGGGTCGCGGGCCTGTGGCGGCTCGAACCCGGCAGGTCGGCCCGGGGCTCGTGGCTGTTCGAGGTCGAGCCGCAGGAAGGCGAGACGTCGCCGCGAGTGCGGGCCGCGGCCCCCTGGACCGACGCCTCGGTCCTGCTGTCGACGGACGCGGGCCTGCGAACCTACGACCCCACCGCCGGGGCGCTCGCCAGGATCGATATCCCCGATCCGCCGAAGCCCGCGACGACCCTGTGTCGCGACGGCCTCGGCCGCGTGTGGCTCGGCGGCGAGGACGGGCTCCGCCTTGCCGTCCCCGGCGCGAAATCCGTCGGATCGTTCGACGCCGTCCCCGGGATCGGGAAACATGCCGTCTCGGCCCTCGCCCCCGACCCGGCCCATCCCGACGGCGTCATCGTCTCGCTCGGCGGCCTCGGCGTCGCGTTCATGCGAGCGGCCCCATGATGACCTAGGCTTTCGGTTTGGAGGATGTGCGCAAGCACGGTACGGGACGCGGGTGAGTCCCGCCGCGGCTTCTGGACTTCCACAAATTCATCCGGCCCTTGCGACGCGTGTTCTCGCGTGGCGTGAAGGCTGAACGGCCGCATCCGCCGAGTGTGGATGCAGATACGGCCGCTTAACAATCTGTTACAGGAAATTTGCGGAAAAACGCGTCGGTCGGAGGCGGCTCCGAACGATCTCTCCTTTAGATGGCTTCATGAAGCTGACGAGGGGCGACGCGCCCGGTCGGCCTCCGCCGCGATTTCGGCGGGGTCTTCCGGCGGCCCCTTTGCGCCGGCGTCTCGCCGACTTGATCCGCCCCGCGCTTGCGCATCTGCATCCGACCGCGTTCGACATCATCGATACACAACCGAGGTCGACACCGATGAACATGCTGCGCCGCCGGTCCCTCGCGCGCCGTCCCCGCCGCGATTCCCGAGGGCTTCAGGTCCGCCTGGAATCGCTCGAAACCCGCACGGTGCTCTCGACGACCACGATCCTGCCGAGCCTCGCCGCCTACCTCTCGACGCTGAGCACGTCGACCGATTCGAGCGCGACGACGATGGGCCCCGCGGTCACCAACCCGACGCCGGCCGCGTCGGCGCTCTCGCCTTCGGCCTTGCTGAGCGCCTACGGCTTCAGCGGGTCGTCGACGGCCGGGCTGGGGACGACGATCGCGATCGTGGGGGCCTACGACAACCCGACGATCCAGGCCGACCTGGCGGCCTTCAGCAGCTATTACGGCCTGGCCGCCGCCTCGCTGACGGTCGTGAACCAGTACGGCCAGACGACGAACCTGCCGAAGGCCGACGCCGGCTGGTCGCTGGAGACGGCCATGGACGTCGAGTGGGCCCACGCGGCCGCGCCGGGGGCCCGGATCGTCCTGGTCGAGGCCGCCTCGGCGAGCGCCTCGGACCTGATGACGGCCGTGCAGACGGCGTCGAAGCTGGCCAACGTGGTCTCGATGAGCTGGGGCGGGGGCGAGTGGACGGGCCAGACCGCGTACGACACGGCGTCGTACTTCGCCAACTCCAACGTCACGTTCGTGGCGGCCTCGGGCGACGACGGCGGGGCCTCGGGCGTGTCGTGGCCGGCCAGCTCGCCCTACGTTTTGAGCGTCGGCGGCACGACGCTGTCGACGTCGGGCTCGGAGTCGGGCTGGAGCGCGTCGGGGTCGCTCTGGACCGGTTACAGCGGCAGCACCGGCGGCGTGAGCCGCGTCGAGTCGCTGCCGACCTACCAGGCGAGCGCCCTCGGGACGCGGGCGGCCAGCGGCCGGGTGGTCCCCGACGTGGCGTCGGACGCCAACCCGAGCACCGGCCTGGCGGTCTACTCCACGGCGAGCGGCCTGGGCCGGTCCGGGTGGTTCCAGCTCGGCGGCACCAGCGCCGGGGCCCCGGTCTGGGCGGGCCTGATCGCCGACGCCGACCAGGCCCGCGCGGCGGCCGGCAAGGCCGCGCTCGGGTCCAGCCAGACGCTGACGCTGCTCTACAGCCTGTACGGCACGTCGACCTCGCGGTCGTCGAGCTACGCGGCGGCCTTCCACGACGTCACGTCGGGGAGCAACTTCGCCGGCGCTGCGACGAGCGGATACGACGTCGTCACGGGCCTGGGCTCGCCGAACGCCTCCGTCATCATCTCGGCCGCGGCCGGCTACACCGCCAAGGCGACCACCGTGACCACGACGCCCGCGGCCCCGGTCCGGGTCGTCCGCCCCCGCGCCCGGGCTCGCGCCCACGACATCGACGACTCGTCCACGGCGACCGCCGCGACGACCGCCGACCCCACCGCCACGGCCGTCGCGATCGCCACGACGATCGGCACGACCGCCACGAGCACGACCGCGACCATCGCCCCGCCGGCGGCGACGACCGCGGCCGGCGCGGGCGTGACGACGATCCTCGCGGCCGCCGCGACGCCCGCCGCCTTGCCCAACCAGTCGCTCTCGGCGACCGCCCCCTGGACCGCCGCCTCCGACGATTCCGAGCTCGAAACGCCGCCCGCACCCCCGGCGACCGAATCGACGCCGACCCCGCCGCAGGCGGCCGAGGAGCCCGAAGCCCAGGCCCCCCCGGCGCAGGACGAGGCGCCGGAGCCGACCGACGCCGTCCCCGACCGCGACCCCAAGGACGCCGCGCCCGCGGCCGACCCCGCCGACGAGATGGAGGCGTGGGACGAGGCCCTCGCCGAGGTCCGGATCGCGCGGCCGGCCGCCGCCGAGCCGGGGATCGTCCGCGCGACCGAAGACGAGGAAGAGGGCGGCGGCGCCCCCGGCATGACGATCACGCTCGGATCGGCCGCCTTCCTCTGGCATCAGAGCATCCGGAATCGGGCCCGGCGCGACGACGACCGCCGCCGGTTCGTCCCCCCCGTGCCGTCGCCGAATTGAGAGGCCGTTTCCATGAGCCGGCTGCGACCCTGACGGCGGCCTTCCCCCCTCGCGGGGAAGGCGTCGGGAGGCCTCTTCCGCGATCGTCCTCTAGAAGACTCGCATGAGCGTCCCGACCTTGCCGACGCACCAGACGAGGGCGTCCAGGACGTCGCGCCGGGGGATTCGGTGATCGTCGAACCAGGTCCGAAACTCGTCGCAGTCCGCGAGGTGGCCTGCGAACAGCCAGAGCATGCGGCCGAGTTCCGCCGGCGGCTCCGCGCCCGCGCCACGGACGAGATCGAGCAGGACGTTCACGGCATCGACGATCAGGGAGCCGTCGTCACGATCCTCGCTCTGGACGCGATAGAGCGCCGCCGCGAGGTCGCAGACGACGGCGATGCGCTCCGGGGCCGTCGCGACGGAGCGGATCTCGGGCGTCGTCCGTTCCAGCACGCGACCGACGCGGGAAGGGTCGGCCACGAAGGCCATACGTCCATCGACCAGAACCGGGCGGTCCTCGCCTCCCGGGTCGAAGATCATGACGGCGAACAGGTCGGGGCCTTCGGCATCGGGGTCGATCCGCAAGCCGGCAAGGGCGACGTCCATGGGGCCGGCGGGATCGTGGGCGCCGCCGTCCTCGGGCCGATACCTACGATGGGCTTCTTTCCCGGCCTTCCGCGATGCGAGCGGACGCGGCATCCGATGTTTCCAGGAAGCCGGGTCGCCGGGGTGTCCGGGCGGGAAGTAGGCGAAATCCGCGAGATCCAGGACGCCGTGCTCCGGACAGGCACGAACGGTGAACTCCACACGCTCGCCGTCCCGGACGTACCGGCATCGCGGCGAGCCCCCCTCGCGGAGGGCGTGGTGCATGTCGTAGTGCCCGCGGCAGCGGTAAGGCTCGTAGCGGCGAAGCCCCGGAGAGAGCGGGGCGCGCTCGCCGATGAAGCAGCCGACCGGGCTGCCCCGGAAGGTGAACTCCTGGCCGATCCGGCCTGTTTCGTCGCCCATGCCGGACGTCACTTCGGCTTCGGCTCGGCCTCCGCCTTCTTCGACTGCGCCTCCGCCTTCAGCTTGGAACGGAGCTTGTACATCTTGGGCGTGATGTAGGTCTCGACGTAGCCGTGGTAGGGGTTGTTGCGGGCGAAGTCCTGGTGGTAGTCCTCGGCGGGGTAGAAGGCCTCGAACGGGACGACCTGGGTGACGATCGGCGACTTCCGCCCGCGCTTGGCGTTCAGGTCCTTGATGGTCTTCGCCGCGATCTCCTTCTGCTCCTCGTTGTGATAGAGGATGATCGAGCGATACTGGGTTCCGTGGTCGGGCCCCTGGGAATCGATCGTGGTCGGGTCGTGGGCCATCCAGAAATAGTCGAGAAGGTGGTCGAACGAGATGACGCTCGGGTCGAAGGCGATCTCGATCACCTCGGCGTGGCCGGTCAGGCCGGTGGAGACCATCTCGTACGTCGGGTTCGGCACGTTCCCGCCCGAGTAGCCCGAGACGACCGACTTCACGCCCGGGATCCGCTCGAAGACCGCCTCGGTGCACCAGAAGCAGCCGCCGCCGAAGGTCGCCTCCTCCAGCTTCGGCCGGGCCGGCCGGGCCTTCCCGGCGTCGTCCTTCTTCGAAGCGGGATCGTCCTTGCCCTCGGCCTTGGGCGCGTCTTTCGATCCTTCCGCCGCCTTGCCGTCCTGCCCCCGCGCGACCCCCGCGACGAGCGCCAGGCCGAACGCCAGGCCGAAGACCCAAGCCCGATGAAGCGTGCTCATCCGTCTGCGCTCCTCATGAAGACGTTCGATCCGGCCCGCGACGACGAACGCGCGTCCAGGAGCATTGTCGCCGAGATCGCGGCGGATTCCAGCCCCGATCTCCGCGGCGACCGATCCACCGCTCGTCGCGGACCTCCGCGACATAGCCCGTGGCGATCAGGAATTGCGCCGCGGCGTACGTCGGCCAGACGGCGAGGCCGGCCCCGTGGAGGGTGCTCGGGCCGAAGAGACGCAGGCCGAGGCAGGCGTCGGAGGCCAGGAAGAGCAGGGTGCCCAGGACCACCCAGGGGCGCCGCCAGCGGCCGAGGAGCGCCAGCACGGTCGTGGCCGCGAGCGTGACGGCGTAGATCGGGACCGCGACGGCCGGCGGGCCCGACAGGGCGGGACGGATCGCGACCAGGACGCCGACCGACGCGCCGATCGTCCCGACCGCGGCCAATTTCCGCCATGCCGGCGTCTCGCGGAGCCGGCCCAACCGCCGGGCGAAGGCTTCCGCGTAGAAGAGATGCCCGACCAGGAACGCCCCCAGGCCGGCGAGGAAGAGGGCGGGGCCGAGTTCCAGGAGGCCGTCCCCGAGCCCATGCCAGGCCAGACCCACCGCGACCGGCCGGCCCGACTCCCCCAGCCGCCTCGCCGTGTAGGCCGCCAGGGCCAGGGCGGGGACCATCTTCACGGCGACCCACGCCCAGGGCGGCGGGCTCCAGCCCGCGATCGACGTCGACGCGCCCAGTCCGTAGACGACTGCAGCCGCGACGGCCGCCGCCGGCTCCAATCCACCTCGCCTGAACGTCATCCGACGGCTCCGGACGGGAATGTGACGCGGGACGCTCCGCCCGAGGCCCTCGGCGCGGTTCATCTTCAGTCGCACACCGGGTCGGCTCGTTCAAGGCGGCACCGTCGGCCCGACGCATCGCCGCCGCCTCGCGACGTCCTCGAAAGTCGTCGAGGATTCGTCGCGGCGACGCCGTGATGCGCGCGAGCCTCCACGCTCGTCGCTTCTCCGCAGCGCGAAGAACGCCGGCGGGCGACCGACTGTAGCTTGGGTGCATCCCCGGCCCGGAGCCCCGGCCGGTGGGTCGACGACCCGGGGGCGCCGGACGCCTCCGCCGTCCGCGTCGCAATGGTTGCGGCGCGGGGCCCCGCACGAGATTGCTCCTCACGACGCAGCGACCACCCCAGCCGAATGGAGACCGCCTTGATTTCCTCGCCCGCCACCGCCTTCCGACGTTCCGCGTTCACCCTCGCCGCCGTCGCCGTCGCCGTCGCCGCCCCGGCGCGGGGCGACTCGATCCGCGCCGTCAGCGGCTTCACGTCCGTGGCCTCGGGCAACGCGACGACCGGGAACCGCGCCTTCATCGAGACCGGCTTCGTCGGCACCTCCTCGACGCTGACGGCCGCCGACATCGACACGTTCAAGAGCGGCACGCTCGTCAACAGCAGCGGCACGTACAACTGGAACGACGTCGTCCCCAGCGACTTCGGCGACGGCAACCTCTACCCCCAGAACCCCGACCGCGGCGACACCGCCACCCCGTTCCCGTCCGAGAACCTGGGCGGGGCCAAGCTGTCCGAGGTGTTCGAGCCCAAGAACCTCGCCTACCTGCTCGACGGCGAGTCGGACGTGAGCTGGACGCTCGACCTGCGCTACGCCCCCGGGATGGGCGTCTTCGCCGACGGCGACTCCTCGACGATGGAGCTGTTCCTGCTGGAGCGCGGGGCCAACAGCATCCTCGGCGTGCAGGCCATCCGCACGGACGGCAGCCTGACCGACGCCGTGCTGCTGAACTTCCGCACCGGGACGGGCTCCGACTACGGCGTCGCCCGCAACGGGGGCCTGACCGACTACGAGCTCGACACGCTGGAGATCGACGGGGCGCAGGCCGTGTCGGGCATCGGCCTGGACCTGGGGGCCTTCGGCCTGACGGCGGGCCAGGCCGTCATCGGCTACCGCTTCTTCGCCCAGGCCGACACCCCGTCGCTCCACTTCGACGGTCCCGACTTCCTGGGCTTCGTCGGCACCGTGCACGCCCAGGCCGTCCCCGAGCCGGCCAGCCTCGCCCTCGCGGGCATCGGCGCCGCCGGCGTCGCGATCGCCGCGCTTCGCCGCCGCCGCAACGACGTCTGACCCGCCCCCGCGCCGCAGCCCTCGTCCCAGGAGGGCTGCGGCGCCGTCGCCCGCCCGCGCTCGGCGGTTCATCGGCTTACGTCGGAGGTTTCGTCTTCGAGCCCCCTCAGCAGCGTCTCAAGCTCCCGACGTCGCGGTTCAAGGTCGGTGCGGACGGCGTGGAGGTTCAGCCAGTAGACGCCGGAGAGGACGGCGATGACGAAGGCGGTCGCCGTCGCCGCGACCAGGGCCGTCAACCATCCTCCCGAACGTTCCCGCCAGGTGATCTGGGCGAAGTAGGCCAGCGCGGCGAGGGCGAAGGGCAGCAGACACCACCACAGCACGCTGCGGAGCAGCTGGATCTGATGCTCGACCTCCGCCAGCGAGCATTCCACGAACCGGCGAAGCGGCTCGCCCGCCCCGGGCCGTCGCGCCTTGTGACGCAGGCGGTTCGCCAGCATGTAGCCGGCGACCCACACCAGGGCCGGGATCATCAAATACCACGTCCAGGGCGAACCGTTCCGAGATCCCAGGTAGACCCACAAGGGGATCATCAGAAGGCTTACGCCGACCTCGCGAAGGTCCCGCCAGAAGATCATCGTGGCGAAGGACCGCTCCTCGCGACGCACGTCTTCGAGCCGTCGCGCGGCCTCGGAAGTCGGCCCGGCTTGCGGCGACTGCGTCCGCCAGGCCTGCTGGAAGTCGTCAGGGTCCACGGGAATCCTCCTTCATCAGTTCGCTCAGGGCTCTTTTCGCACGGTTCAGCTTCACGCCGACGTTGCTCTCGGAGATCCCCAGCACCTCGGCGATCTGGCGATAGCCGAGGTCGTCCAGGTAGAGCAGGACGAGCGCCGCATCGGTCTTCGGCAGCCGGCGGATCGCGACGTAGAGCCGTTCGACGACCTCGCGCTGAAGAGCCTGCTGGGGGCCGTCCGGGCCGGCGACCGATAGGTCCTCGATCTCGACGATCGATCGTCGAGGCCCCTGGCGGCGGTGTTCCCTGCGGCGCCAGGCGAGCGCGGTGTTCAGCGCGACGCGATAGATCCAGGTCGCTGCGCCGGCGCGGCCCTGGAACTGCGGCAAGGACCGCCAGACCTGGAGCAGGATCTCCTGGACCAGGTCCTGGCGATCCTCGTTCGTGAACGTATAGGCGCGTGCCACCTTCGACACGGCGCCGCCGTGCTCGTCGAGCCAGCTCTTGAAACGCGATTCCGGGTCTTCACAGCGACTCACGGCGATCCTCCCGCCCGTATTGGTCGCCCCGGGTCGCAGTTCCTTACAAGAATCAGCCTGCGTCTCGCGCCTTCACTTGAGAGGAACATCCGTCGAGAAGACGGTGGCTCTCGCGGCCTCCTTGAGCAAAAAGCTCTACATTTTTTTGCAATTCTTACAAGCCGCCCGCGCAACCGCGCCGCCACCTCGACGCAACCGGCATTTATTGCGATTTCGACAATCTTTCGCCAGCTTCCAGGGAACCCCGGATTTCGCTCATCTTTCGCAATCGTCCCAAGTTCAGGCTGAGTGTCGGACGATAAAGAGGGGCGATGGGGGAAGCAGGGAGATGCGGGTGCGAGGGCGCCCCGGACTCCGCGTTGACGACCTACCGGGGATGGGCTATGGTGCCGCCGCTCGAAGGCCTCGTCCGATCCGACGTCGGGCATGGAGCCGCAAGCCGGGCAGGGAGGCCCAGGATGGCGACGATCTCGGAAGCGACCACGGTCCCGGAGACGGAGGCCGAGGCCCTGGCGTTCGCCCGCCGGGTCCTGCGGGACGAGGCCGCGGCGCTGGCCGGCGTCCGCGAGCGGCTCGACGGCTCGATCGTGCGGGCGGCCCGATTGGTCTACCAGTGCCAGGGGGGCGTGATCGTCACCGGCATGGGCAAGGCGGGCCTGGTGGGGCAGAAGACGGCCGCGACGTTCGCGTCGACCGGCACGCGGGCCTACCCGCTGCACCCCGGCGAGGCCGTCCACGGCGACATGGGGCGGATCCGCGACGGCGACGTCGTCGTCGCCTTCTCGCAGAGCGGCGAGACCGAGGAATTGCTGCGGATCCTGCCCTCGGTGCGGCGGATCGGCGCGCGGCTGGTCGCCGTCACCGAACGCGCGAGCAGCTCGCTGGGGCGGGCGGCCGACGTCTGCATCGCGATGGGCCCGATCGCCGAGGCCTGCCCGCTGGGCCTGGCCCCGTCGGCCAGCACGACGGCGATGATGGCCGTCGGCGACGCGCTCGCGCTGCTGGTCTCGCGGATGCGCGACTTCACCCCCGAGGACTTCGCGCTCAATCATCCGGCGGGGACGCTCGGGCGGCGGCTGACGCGGGTCGAGGACGTGATGCGTACCGGCCGCGACGTCCGCACGGCGACCCCCGGCGAGACCGTCCGCCAGGTGTTCGTCCGCCTGGCCGGGCCGCGGCGCCGCTCGGGCGCGGTGCTCGTCCGCGACGACCAGGACAGGCTGCTGGGCATCTTCACGGACAGCGACCTGGTGCGGCTCTTCGAGAAGCGCCGGGAGGCCGAGCTGGACCGGCCGATCGGCGAGGTCATGACCGCGAACCCGTTCCGCGCCACGGCGGGCGCGATGCTGGGCGAGGCGGTCGAGCTGATGAAGGGTCGCAAGATCAGCGAACTCCCCGTCGTCGACCGGGAGGGCCGGCTCCTGGGCCTGATCGACGTGACCGACCTGATCGGGACGTCCCCCGAGGACTTCGAGGAGTGACGCGCATGACGCCCCCGGCAAGCCGATCGGCCGCGATCCCGGCCGACCTCGAAGCGCGGTGCGCGGCGATCGAGCTGCTGGCGGTCGACGTCGACGGCGTCCTGACCGACGGCCGGATCATCGTCGACGACGCCGGCGTCGAGTCGAAGAACTTCTACGTCCGCGACGGCCTGGGCTTCGTGCTCTGGCACCGGGTCGGCAAGACGTCGGCCATCCTCTCGGGCCGCCGGGCCGCGGTCGTCGACCGCCGCGCCGCCGAGCTCAAAATCCACCGCGTCGTCCAGGGGATCGCCGACAAGGGCGAGGCGCTCCGCGCGTTGCTGGCCGAGACCGGCGCGGGGGCGGGGCAGGTGTGCTACGTCGGCGACGACCTGATCGACCTGCCGGCCCTGCGGGCCGTCGGCCTGGCGGCCTGCCCGGCCGACGCCGTCGACGAGGTCCGGGCCGCGGCCCACCTCACGACCCGCTCGACCGGCGGGAGCGGCGTGATCCGCGAGATCGTCGAGGTGATCTTGAAGGCTCAGGGGCTGTGGCACGTCGCTTGCGGTTCGTACCTTTCGCCGGCGACGTGAGCAGGCTTCGGCGGGTCCGCCCGCCCGCGCCGGGGGACGATCCCCCGGCACCAACGACCGGGCCGGTCCTCGAACGCGGGGGCCGGGTGACCGACGACCTTCCGGAATGTCGAGTCGATTCGTGCTCAAGAAACTCTCCAAGCTCGCGATGGTCTTCGGCCTGCTGACGGCGGCCCACCTGGCGTACGTCCGCGCGTTCGACCGCGCCGTCGCCGGGCTGCGGTCGGCCCGCGGCGGCGGCGAGCTGGCGTTCCAGGTGCACGACTCGAAGAGCAAGACGATGGTCAAGCGGGTCGCCGCCCAGGTCTTCGGGCCCGACCACTGGACCAACTCCGACGACCTGCTCCGATACGTCGCCCCCGACAAGGGGGTCATCCTCTTCGCCATGAACTTCTCGCGGCCCACCGAGCGCGACGGCGTCCGGTTCGACGGCAAGCGGATCGAGGTCGATCCGGCGGCCGTCGTTTTGCGTTCCCCCAAGGGGGGGAGCACCCGGACGATGACCAGCAAGAACGCCGTCATCGACTTCAACCAGCCGTTCGGCCTGAACGTCAAGGCCGACGCCGAGCCCCTGACCGTCAAGCGGGCCCGCCTCGAGCGCGACGTCATGATCCGCGACGACCGCGGCACGCCCGACGACCCGTCCGACGACCTGGTCGCCGGCCCGTTGACCAACGTCGAGTACGTCGACGACGGCGTCAACCCGGTCATCCGCACCGACTCCGACGTCGTCCTCGTCGACCGCAACCTCCGCGTCACCGGCACCGGGATGGAGATCCAGCTCCGCCCCAAGATCCACGGCGCGAGCAAGGGGAGCGGCTTCGACGGCGCCCAGCGGCTGACCCTCTTCAAGAACATCCGCGTCACGTTCCTCGACGTCGGCAGCACCGGCATGATGCCCGACCTCGACGCCCAGCCGGCTTCCGGCGCGACGGCCAAGGCCAGGACCAAGGCCGGGGCGAAGCCCAGGCCGAAGGACCCCGCCGACGCGATCCCGCTCGACGTCCA
The DNA window shown above is from Paludisphaera mucosa and carries:
- a CDS encoding S53 family peptidase, which gives rise to MNMLRRRSLARRPRRDSRGLQVRLESLETRTVLSTTTILPSLAAYLSTLSTSTDSSATTMGPAVTNPTPAASALSPSALLSAYGFSGSSTAGLGTTIAIVGAYDNPTIQADLAAFSSYYGLAAASLTVVNQYGQTTNLPKADAGWSLETAMDVEWAHAAAPGARIVLVEAASASASDLMTAVQTASKLANVVSMSWGGGEWTGQTAYDTASYFANSNVTFVAASGDDGGASGVSWPASSPYVLSVGGTTLSTSGSESGWSASGSLWTGYSGSTGGVSRVESLPTYQASALGTRAASGRVVPDVASDANPSTGLAVYSTASGLGRSGWFQLGGTSAGAPVWAGLIADADQARAAAGKAALGSSQTLTLLYSLYGTSTSRSSSYAAAFHDVTSGSNFAGAATSGYDVVTGLGSPNASVIISAAAGYTAKATTVTTTPAAPVRVVRPRARARAHDIDDSSTATAATTADPTATAVAIATTIGTTATSTTATIAPPAATTAAGAGVTTILAAAATPAALPNQSLSATAPWTAASDDSELETPPAPPATESTPTPPQAAEEPEAQAPPAQDEAPEPTDAVPDRDPKDAAPAADPADEMEAWDEALAEVRIARPAAAEPGIVRATEDEEEGGGAPGMTITLGSAAFLWHQSIRNRARRDDDRRRFVPPVPSPN
- the msrA gene encoding peptide-methionine (S)-S-oxide reductase MsrA, which translates into the protein MSTLHRAWVFGLAFGLALVAGVARGQDGKAAEGSKDAPKAEGKDDPASKKDDAGKARPARPKLEEATFGGGCFWCTEAVFERIPGVKSVVSGYSGGNVPNPTYEMVSTGLTGHAEVIEIAFDPSVISFDHLLDYFWMAHDPTTIDSQGPDHGTQYRSIILYHNEEQKEIAAKTIKDLNAKRGRKSPIVTQVVPFEAFYPAEDYHQDFARNNPYHGYVETYITPKMYKLRSKLKAEAQSKKAEAEPKPK
- a CDS encoding lysoplasmalogenase, which produces MTFRRGGLEPAAAVAAAVVYGLGASTSIAGWSPPPWAWVAVKMVPALALAAYTARRLGESGRPVAVGLAWHGLGDGLLELGPALFLAGLGAFLVGHLFYAEAFARRLGRLRETPAWRKLAAVGTIGASVGVLVAIRPALSGPPAVAVPIYAVTLAATTVLALLGRWRRPWVVLGTLLFLASDACLGLRLFGPSTLHGAGLAVWPTYAAAQFLIATGYVAEVRDERWIGRRGDRGWNPPRSRRQCSWTRVRRRGPDRTSS
- a CDS encoding exosortase-dependent surface protein XDP2, with the translated sequence MISSPATAFRRSAFTLAAVAVAVAAPARGDSIRAVSGFTSVASGNATTGNRAFIETGFVGTSSTLTAADIDTFKSGTLVNSSGTYNWNDVVPSDFGDGNLYPQNPDRGDTATPFPSENLGGAKLSEVFEPKNLAYLLDGESDVSWTLDLRYAPGMGVFADGDSSTMELFLLERGANSILGVQAIRTDGSLTDAVLLNFRTGTGSDYGVARNGGLTDYELDTLEIDGAQAVSGIGLDLGAFGLTAGQAVIGYRFFAQADTPSLHFDGPDFLGFVGTVHAQAVPEPASLALAGIGAAGVAIAALRRRRNDV
- a CDS encoding RNA polymerase sigma factor, with product MSRCEDPESRFKSWLDEHGGAVSKVARAYTFTNEDRQDLVQEILLQVWRSLPQFQGRAGAATWIYRVALNTALAWRRREHRRQGPRRSIVEIEDLSVAGPDGPQQALQREVVERLYVAIRRLPKTDAALVLLYLDDLGYRQIAEVLGISESNVGVKLNRAKRALSELMKEDSRGP
- a CDS encoding KpsF/GutQ family sugar-phosphate isomerase, encoding MATISEATTVPETEAEALAFARRVLRDEAAALAGVRERLDGSIVRAARLVYQCQGGVIVTGMGKAGLVGQKTAATFASTGTRAYPLHPGEAVHGDMGRIRDGDVVVAFSQSGETEELLRILPSVRRIGARLVAVTERASSSLGRAADVCIAMGPIAEACPLGLAPSASTTAMMAVGDALALLVSRMRDFTPEDFALNHPAGTLGRRLTRVEDVMRTGRDVRTATPGETVRQVFVRLAGPRRRSGAVLVRDDQDRLLGIFTDSDLVRLFEKRREAELDRPIGEVMTANPFRATAGAMLGEAVELMKGRKISELPVVDREGRLLGLIDVTDLIGTSPEDFEE
- a CDS encoding KdsC family phosphatase, which encodes MTPPASRSAAIPADLEARCAAIELLAVDVDGVLTDGRIIVDDAGVESKNFYVRDGLGFVLWHRVGKTSAILSGRRAAVVDRRAAELKIHRVVQGIADKGEALRALLAETGAGAGQVCYVGDDLIDLPALRAVGLAACPADAVDEVRAAAHLTTRSTGGSGVIREIVEVILKAQGLWHVACGSYLSPAT